The Chitinophaga parva genomic sequence TCACGCTGACTATGTAAAGAACATGATCACCGGTGCTGCCCAGATGGACGGTGCTATCCTGGTAGTTGCTGCTACCGATGGTCCGATGCCCCAGACACGTGAGCACATCCTGCTGGCCCGCCAGGTAGGTGTACCCCGTATCGTAGTATTCATGAACAAAGTAGACCTGGTAGACGACCCCGAGCTGCTGGAACTCGTAGAAATCGAGATCCGCGACCTGCTGTCTTCTAACGGTTTCGATGGTGATAACGTTCCTGTAATCCAGGGTTCTGCAACTGGCGCACTGGCTGGTGACTCTAAATGGGTTGCTGCTATCGACCAGCTGATGGAAGCAGTTGATACTTACATTCCCCTGCCTCCCCGTCCTGTTGATCAGCCGTTCCTGATGTCTGTAGAAGACGTATTCTCTATCACCGGTCGTGGTACTGTTGCTACCGGTCGTATCGAACGCGGTCGTATCAAGGTTGGTGACAACGTTGAAATCGTAGGTCTGCAGGCTGAACCCCTGAAATCCACTTGTACTGGTGTTGAAATGTTCAAGAAACTGCTCGACGAAGGTGAAGCTGGTGACAACGCTGGTCTGCTGCTGCGTGGTATTGAAAAGACCCAGATCCGTCGTGGTATGGTTATCTGCCAGCCCGGTACCATCACTCCCCACACTGAATTCAAATGCGAAGTTTATGTACTGAGCAAAGAAGAAGGTGGCCGTCACACTCCGTTCTTCAACAAATACCGTCCCCAGTTCTACTTCCGTACAACTGACGTAACTGGTGAAGTTGAACTGCCGGCAGGTGTTGAAATGGTGATGCCTGGTGATAACGTGTCTCTGACCGTTAAACTGATCCAACCCATCGCTATGGATAAAGGTCTGAAATTCGCTATCCGCGAAGGTGGCCGTACCGTAGGTGCTGGTCAGGTTACTGAGATCATCAAATAAGGTTTCAAAAACGCTGCATAAGCCAGTAGCGGCGTGCTGCTACTGGCTTAATATACGGGCATAGTTCAATGGTAGAATAGAGGTCTCCAAAACCTTTGATGTGGGTTCGAATCCTACTGCCCGTGCATAAAAAAATTGGGTTAAATTAATGGTAAGCGTTAATAATTAATCGCAAGATTAATATTTACGCTTTCCTTTTTTTTCCTAACTTACCAGATCTGACACCATCACCTTTACCTTTTTAATAATCAAGACATGAATAAGGTTAGAAACTATTTTCGCGAGTCCTACAATGAGCTGGTACATAAAGTGACCTGGCCCACCTGGAGTGAATTGCAGTCTTCTACCGTGGTTGTGCTGTCTGCTACCATTGTTATTACCCTTATGGTATGGTGTATGGATCAGGCGTCTAACCTGGTGCTGAACCAATATTATTCTATGTTTGTCAAATAAGCATTGTAGCAATGACAGAAGAAATTACAGATGTAGTCAATAACGGACCTTCCCCCGACACCAAGTGGTACGTGC encodes the following:
- the tuf gene encoding elongation factor Tu, which translates into the protein MAKETFKRDKPHVNIGTIGHVDHGKTTLTAAITNILANKGLAEKKGYDEIDAAPEEKERGITINTAHVEYQTATRHYAHVDCPGHADYVKNMITGAAQMDGAILVVAATDGPMPQTREHILLARQVGVPRIVVFMNKVDLVDDPELLELVEIEIRDLLSSNGFDGDNVPVIQGSATGALAGDSKWVAAIDQLMEAVDTYIPLPPRPVDQPFLMSVEDVFSITGRGTVATGRIERGRIKVGDNVEIVGLQAEPLKSTCTGVEMFKKLLDEGEAGDNAGLLLRGIEKTQIRRGMVICQPGTITPHTEFKCEVYVLSKEEGGRHTPFFNKYRPQFYFRTTDVTGEVELPAGVEMVMPGDNVSLTVKLIQPIAMDKGLKFAIREGGRTVGAGQVTEIIK
- the secE gene encoding preprotein translocase subunit SecE, whose amino-acid sequence is MNKVRNYFRESYNELVHKVTWPTWSELQSSTVVVLSATIVITLMVWCMDQASNLVLNQYYSMFVK